A window of Daphnia pulicaria isolate SC F1-1A chromosome 10, SC_F0-13Bv2, whole genome shotgun sequence contains these coding sequences:
- the LOC124314593 gene encoding mitochondrial genome maintenance exonuclease 1-like isoform X2, whose product MYGVKMTSIILRSDNVWLKILRGKKSIFTSTASWKEPTDVDEKTKRRQQQIERQKTDLALFGPIIKEKKTRKKKEINTPDPIKVDNTIKSEELLPINLWNLPKEQFKITKAPYSKKHLMPTDNTISSEGTEHSSSIKDSKETSNKVPPKRKPLAEKKVNNEITFSENIEPSTPFFKKDEIILPFPMVLKKECTLPSSKEILSIASAKVDVPSVTQVLSKTMSDKSEMMLAMWRKRKIAEVGEEGLKEFMRESKLTGKELHLSIETYLRGVEYNSVQVVPRISGHWLSMKSILGSLEDVAVLESYVVHKQLKYKGFVDCVCKYKDNLVVVEWKTSQRTKSTLQDAYDDPIQIAAYIGAINADERYPLRVENALLVVAYPTGRPADVLTLDKKLCEHYWNEWLKRLEAFNELKKSAEKQ is encoded by the exons atgtatggtGTGAAAATGACAAGCATTATTTTACGGTCTGATAATGTTTGGTTGAAAATTCTACGTgggaaaaaatcgattttcacCTCAACAGCGTCATGGAAAGAACCGACTGATGTAgatgaaaaaaccaaaagaagacaGCAACAAATTGAACGGCAAAAGACTGATTTGGCACTATTTGGACCGatcatcaaagaaaagaaaacaaggaaaaaaaaagaaattaatactCCTGATCCCATTAAAGTTGATAATACAATCAAGTCAGAAGAACTATTACCAATAAACTTGTGGAATTTACCAAAAGAGCAATTCAAAATCACCAAGGCTCCTTACTCGAAGAAACATTTGATGCCAACTGACAACACAATTTCCTCTGAAGGTACTGAACATTCTTCGTCCATCAaagattcaaaagaaacctcaAACAAAGTACCACCAAAACGAAAACCTTTGGCTGAAAAAAAGGTTAACAATGAAATCACATTTTCAGAAAATATTGAACCTAGTAcgccatttttcaaaaaagatgaGATTATTCTCCCTTTTCCCATGGTTCTTAAAAAAGAATGTACTCTCCCAAGTTCAAAAGAAATCTTATCAATTGCAAGTGCTAAAGTTGATGTACCTAGCGTGACACAGGTTTTGAGTAAGACCATGTCAGATAAAAGTGAAATGATGTTGGCTATGTGGCGGAAAAGGAAAATAGCAGAAGTTGGAGAGGAAGGACTTAAGGAATTCATGAGAG AATCTAAACTGACTGGAAAAGAACTGCATCTCAGTATTGAGACTTACCTACGAGGGGTGGAGTACAATTCAGTTCAAGTTGTGCCACGCATTTCTGGTCATTGGCTAAGTATGAAATCGATTTTGGGATCTCTAGAAGACGTCGCGGTGCTAGAAAGCTACGTTGTacataaacaattaaaatataaaggaTTTGTGGATTGCGTTTGCAAGTACAA gGATAATTTAGTGGTTGTTGAGTGGAAAACATCTCAAAGAACTAAGTCAACTTTACAGGATGCATACGACGATCCCATTCAAATAGCTGCCTAC atTGGTGCAATAAATGCTGATGAAAGATATCCACTAAGG GTGGAAAACGCCTTGTTAGTGGTCGCTTATCCAACTGGTCGACCTGCCGATGTTCTAACTTTAGATAAAAAACTGTGCGAACACTATTGGAACGAATGGCTCAAACGCTTGGAAGCATTTAATGAGCTCAAGAAATCTGCCGAAAAACAGTGA
- the LOC124314593 gene encoding mitochondrial genome maintenance exonuclease 1-like isoform X1, which yields MYGVKMTSIILRSDNVWLKILRGKKSIFTSTASWKEPTDVDEKTKRRQQQIERQKTDLALFGPIIKEKKTRKKKEINTPDPIKVDNTIKSEELLPINLWNLPKEQFKITKAPYSKKHLMPTDNTISSEGTEHSSSIKDSKETSNKVPPKRKPLAEKKVNNEITFSENIEPSTPFFKKDEIILPFPMVLKKECTLPSSKEILSIASAKVDVPSVTQVLSKTMSDKSEMMLAMWRKRKIAEVGEEGLKEFMRESKLTGKELHLSIETYLRGVEYNSVQVVPRISGHWLSMKSILGSLEDVAVLESYVVHKQLKYKGFVDCVCKYKDNLVVVEWKTSQRTKSTLQDAYDDPIQIAAYIGAINADERYPLRQVENALLVVAYPTGRPADVLTLDKKLCEHYWNEWLKRLEAFNELKKSAEKQ from the exons atgtatggtGTGAAAATGACAAGCATTATTTTACGGTCTGATAATGTTTGGTTGAAAATTCTACGTgggaaaaaatcgattttcacCTCAACAGCGTCATGGAAAGAACCGACTGATGTAgatgaaaaaaccaaaagaagacaGCAACAAATTGAACGGCAAAAGACTGATTTGGCACTATTTGGACCGatcatcaaagaaaagaaaacaaggaaaaaaaaagaaattaatactCCTGATCCCATTAAAGTTGATAATACAATCAAGTCAGAAGAACTATTACCAATAAACTTGTGGAATTTACCAAAAGAGCAATTCAAAATCACCAAGGCTCCTTACTCGAAGAAACATTTGATGCCAACTGACAACACAATTTCCTCTGAAGGTACTGAACATTCTTCGTCCATCAaagattcaaaagaaacctcaAACAAAGTACCACCAAAACGAAAACCTTTGGCTGAAAAAAAGGTTAACAATGAAATCACATTTTCAGAAAATATTGAACCTAGTAcgccatttttcaaaaaagatgaGATTATTCTCCCTTTTCCCATGGTTCTTAAAAAAGAATGTACTCTCCCAAGTTCAAAAGAAATCTTATCAATTGCAAGTGCTAAAGTTGATGTACCTAGCGTGACACAGGTTTTGAGTAAGACCATGTCAGATAAAAGTGAAATGATGTTGGCTATGTGGCGGAAAAGGAAAATAGCAGAAGTTGGAGAGGAAGGACTTAAGGAATTCATGAGAG AATCTAAACTGACTGGAAAAGAACTGCATCTCAGTATTGAGACTTACCTACGAGGGGTGGAGTACAATTCAGTTCAAGTTGTGCCACGCATTTCTGGTCATTGGCTAAGTATGAAATCGATTTTGGGATCTCTAGAAGACGTCGCGGTGCTAGAAAGCTACGTTGTacataaacaattaaaatataaaggaTTTGTGGATTGCGTTTGCAAGTACAA gGATAATTTAGTGGTTGTTGAGTGGAAAACATCTCAAAGAACTAAGTCAACTTTACAGGATGCATACGACGATCCCATTCAAATAGCTGCCTAC atTGGTGCAATAAATGCTGATGAAAGATATCCACTAAGG CAGGTGGAAAACGCCTTGTTAGTGGTCGCTTATCCAACTGGTCGACCTGCCGATGTTCTAACTTTAGATAAAAAACTGTGCGAACACTATTGGAACGAATGGCTCAAACGCTTGGAAGCATTTAATGAGCTCAAGAAATCTGCCGAAAAACAGTGA